In Kitasatospora gansuensis, a genomic segment contains:
- a CDS encoding cytochrome c oxidase subunit 4 — translation MKEQGKIFLGFAVFILAMAITYGVWTNHSEHGVEAAGTTALFLAFGLCAMVGYYLAYTAKRVDTGAGDNPEAEVADDAGELGFFAPHSWQPLSLAIGGALAFMGVIFGWWLLYWSIPIILIGLFGWVFEFYRGEDQNQ, via the coding sequence ATGAAGGAACAGGGCAAGATCTTCCTGGGCTTCGCCGTCTTCATCCTGGCGATGGCCATCACCTACGGGGTGTGGACCAACCACTCCGAGCACGGTGTGGAGGCCGCCGGCACCACGGCGCTCTTCCTCGCCTTCGGCCTGTGCGCGATGGTCGGTTACTACCTGGCCTACACCGCCAAGCGGGTCGACACCGGCGCGGGTGACAACCCCGAGGCCGAGGTCGCGGACGACGCCGGCGAGCTGGGCTTCTTCGCCCCGCACAGCTGGCAGCCGCTCTCGCTGGCGATCGGTGGCGCGCTCGCGTTCATGGGCGTCATCTTCGGCTGGTGGCTGCTGTACTGGTCGATCCCGATCATCCTGATCGGCCTGTTCGGCTGGGTCTTCGAGTTCTACCGCGGTGAGGACCAGAACCAGTAG
- a CDS encoding L,D-transpeptidase: MRTRHGVALTAALLLLGPVVGCSSGSAPAAVETVEPADVSGLVHTSASGEVDPAKPLTVTADQGGHLTDVTVTGADGRVVAGQLAADLKSWRSTGRLKAGTRYAVRVAADDGRGGRGETSSSFGTVAAQHLLTAELGPDSSGSGVYGVGQPLTVQLSEAVKDPAGRQEVERGLTVASEPAVTGAWYWVDDKNLHFRPKEYWPANAKIRLAYDLQGVPVADGLYGGEAVSRSLRTGDRVEVVVDAASHHLTYRRNGEEVRSIPVTTGKPGFATRNGIKVVLGQESQVRMNGESIGIREGSTEAYDLEVKWATRVTWSGEYVHAAPWSVGSQGVENVSHGCTGMSTENAKWFYDQTRIGDLVQVVNSKGAGMEHFGNGFGDWNIPWAEWLQHSALGQPVSTAGALGMQATGNAPLLD; encoded by the coding sequence GTGAGGACCAGGCACGGAGTCGCGCTGACGGCTGCACTGCTGCTGTTGGGGCCGGTGGTCGGCTGCTCCTCCGGGAGCGCCCCGGCCGCTGTGGAGACCGTCGAACCGGCGGACGTGAGCGGGCTGGTGCACACCTCGGCCAGTGGCGAGGTGGACCCGGCGAAGCCGCTCACCGTCACCGCCGACCAGGGCGGCCACCTCACCGACGTCACCGTCACCGGGGCGGACGGCCGGGTGGTGGCCGGGCAGCTGGCCGCGGACCTGAAGAGCTGGCGGAGCACGGGCCGGCTCAAGGCGGGCACCCGGTACGCGGTGCGGGTCGCCGCGGACGACGGCCGGGGCGGCCGGGGGGAGACCAGCAGCTCGTTCGGCACGGTGGCCGCCCAGCACCTGCTCACCGCCGAGCTCGGCCCCGACTCCTCCGGCAGCGGCGTCTACGGCGTGGGCCAGCCGCTCACCGTACAGCTCTCCGAGGCGGTCAAGGACCCTGCGGGGCGTCAGGAGGTCGAACGGGGCCTGACGGTGGCCTCCGAGCCCGCCGTGACCGGCGCCTGGTACTGGGTGGACGACAAGAACCTGCACTTCCGGCCGAAGGAGTACTGGCCGGCCAACGCGAAGATCCGGCTGGCCTACGACCTGCAGGGCGTACCGGTCGCCGACGGCCTGTACGGCGGCGAGGCGGTCAGCCGCTCACTGCGGACCGGCGACCGGGTCGAGGTGGTGGTGGACGCCGCCTCGCACCACCTGACGTACCGTCGCAACGGCGAGGAGGTCAGGTCCATCCCGGTCACCACCGGCAAGCCCGGCTTCGCCACCCGCAACGGCATCAAGGTGGTGCTGGGCCAGGAGTCCCAGGTCCGGATGAACGGCGAGTCGATCGGCATCCGGGAGGGCAGCACCGAGGCGTACGACCTCGAGGTGAAGTGGGCCACCCGGGTGACCTGGAGCGGCGAGTACGTGCACGCCGCCCCGTGGTCGGTCGGCTCCCAGGGCGTCGAGAACGTCAGCCACGGCTGCACCGGGATGAGCACCGAGAACGCCAAGTGGTTCTACGACCAGACCCGGATCGGCGACCTGGTCCAGGTGGTCAACAGCAAGGGCGCCGGCATGGAGCACTTCGGCAACGGCTTCGGCGACTGGAACATCCCCTGGGCCGAGTGGCTCCAGCACTCCGCGCTGGGCCAACCGGTCTCCACGGCGGGCGCCTTGGGGATGCAGGCGACCGGGAACGCTCCGCTGCTTGATTGA
- a CDS encoding GntR family transcriptional regulator: MTGNEPSGDPVQLSVDHDAATPPYEQVRAQIADQARSGALPAGLKLPTVRALAEELGLAANTVARAYRELEADGVVETHGRRGTLIAATGDTAHRLAAAAATDYAERAARLGLSHADALAAVTTALGVAYR; encoded by the coding sequence ATGACGGGTAACGAACCGTCAGGAGATCCCGTGCAGCTGTCCGTCGACCACGACGCCGCCACTCCCCCGTACGAGCAGGTCCGGGCCCAGATCGCCGACCAGGCGCGGAGCGGGGCACTGCCCGCCGGACTCAAGCTCCCCACCGTCCGGGCCCTCGCCGAGGAACTCGGCCTGGCCGCCAACACGGTGGCCCGCGCCTACCGCGAACTCGAGGCCGACGGCGTGGTCGAGACCCACGGCCGCCGCGGCACCCTGATCGCCGCCACCGGCGACACCGCCCACCGCCTCGCCGCCGCGGCCGCCACCGACTACGCGGAACGCGCCGCCCGCCTCGGCCTCAGCCACGCCGACGCCCTGGCCGCGGTCACCACGGCCCTGGGTGTCGCGTACCGCTGA
- the qcrB gene encoding cytochrome bc1 complex cytochrome b subunit: MTASSTKGAAKPASTRAKPANKAESAADWVDGRLGLYTLAKANLRKIFPDHWSFMLGEICLYTFIIIILTGVYLTLFFTPSMGETVYHGSYAPLQGIRMSEAYASTLDISFEVRGGLLIRQIHHWAALVFVAAMLVHMMRVFFTGAFRKPREVNWLFGFLLLFLGMFDGFMGYSLPDDLLSGTGIRFMEGAVLAVPLVGTYLQMFLFGGEFPGTDIVPRFFTIHVLLIPGVMLGLLVAHLILVFYHKHTQWAGPGKTEKNVVGMPLMPVYMAKAGGFFFLVFGIISAVSAIATINPIWAYGPYRPDQVSTDAQPDWYMGFSEGLIRIMPGWEIGLWGHTLNLGVFIPLMIFPLVLVAIAVYPFIESWVTGDKREHHILDRPRNAPVRTGLGAAWISLYLVLLVGGGNDLFATHLHLSLNDITYFVRVGFFVVPVITFFVTKRWCLGLQRRDKDKVLHGRETGVIKRLPHGEFVEVHAQLPAGKLHTITAHEQPKPIELPDEVDENGVKRKVGVLAKTRAKLSQGFYGEGNQIPKPTAEEHHEITSGHGHH, from the coding sequence ATGACCGCGAGCAGCACCAAGGGTGCCGCAAAGCCGGCCAGCACCCGTGCCAAGCCCGCCAACAAGGCGGAGTCGGCCGCGGACTGGGTGGACGGCCGTCTCGGCCTCTACACCCTGGCCAAGGCCAACCTGCGGAAGATCTTCCCGGACCACTGGTCCTTCATGCTCGGTGAGATCTGCCTCTACACCTTCATCATCATCATCCTGACCGGCGTCTACCTGACGCTGTTCTTCACCCCGAGCATGGGCGAGACCGTGTACCACGGCTCGTACGCCCCGCTCCAGGGCATCAGGATGTCGGAGGCGTACGCCTCCACGCTGGACATCTCGTTCGAGGTCCGCGGCGGTCTGCTGATCCGTCAGATCCACCACTGGGCCGCGCTGGTGTTCGTCGCCGCGATGCTCGTGCACATGATGCGCGTGTTCTTCACCGGCGCGTTCCGCAAGCCGCGCGAGGTCAACTGGCTGTTCGGCTTCCTGCTGCTGTTCCTGGGCATGTTCGACGGCTTCATGGGCTACTCGCTCCCGGACGACCTGCTCTCCGGTACGGGTATCCGCTTCATGGAGGGCGCGGTCCTGGCCGTGCCGCTGGTCGGCACCTACCTGCAGATGTTCCTGTTCGGCGGGGAGTTCCCCGGCACCGACATCGTGCCGCGGTTCTTCACCATCCACGTGCTGCTGATCCCGGGCGTCATGCTGGGCCTGCTGGTGGCCCACCTGATCCTGGTCTTCTACCACAAGCACACCCAGTGGGCGGGCCCGGGCAAGACCGAGAAGAACGTCGTCGGCATGCCGCTGATGCCGGTCTACATGGCCAAGGCCGGTGGCTTCTTCTTCCTGGTCTTCGGCATCATCTCGGCCGTCTCGGCGATCGCGACCATCAACCCGATCTGGGCGTACGGTCCGTACCGCCCCGACCAGGTCTCCACCGACGCGCAGCCCGACTGGTACATGGGCTTCTCCGAGGGTCTGATCCGCATCATGCCGGGCTGGGAGATCGGCCTCTGGGGCCACACCCTGAACCTGGGTGTGTTCATCCCGCTGATGATCTTCCCGCTGGTGCTGGTGGCCATCGCGGTCTACCCGTTCATCGAGAGCTGGGTGACCGGCGACAAGCGCGAGCACCACATCCTGGACCGCCCGCGCAACGCCCCGGTCCGCACCGGTCTCGGCGCGGCCTGGATCAGCCTCTACCTGGTCCTGCTGGTCGGCGGTGGCAACGACCTGTTCGCCACCCACCTGCACCTCTCGCTGAACGACATCACGTACTTCGTGCGGGTCGGGTTCTTCGTGGTGCCGGTGATCACCTTCTTCGTCACCAAGCGCTGGTGCCTCGGCCTCCAGCGCCGCGACAAGGACAAGGTGCTGCACGGTCGCGAGACCGGCGTCATCAAGCGCCTGCCGCACGGTGAGTTCGTCGAGGTGCACGCCCAGCTGCCCGCGGGCAAGCTGCACACCATCACCGCGCACGAGCAGCCCAAGCCGATCGAGCTGCCGGACGAGGTCGACGAGAACGGCGTCAAGCGCAAGGTCGGCGTCCTCGCCAAGACCCGCGCGAAGCTCTCCCAGGGCTTCTACGGCGAGGGGAACCAGATCCCCAAGCCCACCGCCGAGGAGCACCACGAGATCACCAGCGGCCACGGCCACCACTGA
- the qcrA gene encoding cytochrome bc1 complex Rieske iron-sulfur subunit yields the protein MSKDTLPESHDSHGTEVAAHGDPFADPGLPAHEPRRTDIDERAAKRAERQVSLLFILSMLSTVGFIASFVIFPIDKIVYIFPIGHVSALNFSLGLTLGVALFCIGAGAVHWARTLMSDHELPAERHAIEADDEVRADVIEQFKTGAAESGFGRRKMIRNTLIGSMALVPLSGVVLLRDLGPLPEDKLEHTGWKEATKAKPIQLINMNTNEPMKPEDIVVGSLSFAKPEGLEEDSHEFQVQIAKDALMLIRIAPEDIKDKESRDKGFEGILAYSKICTHVGCPISLYEQQTHHALCPCHQSTFDLADGARVIFGPAGHPLPQLKITVDEKGYLVATGDFDEPVGPSYWERSR from the coding sequence ATGTCCAAGGACACCCTGCCGGAGTCGCACGACTCCCACGGCACCGAGGTCGCCGCACACGGTGACCCGTTCGCCGACCCGGGCCTGCCGGCCCACGAGCCGCGTCGCACCGACATCGACGAGCGGGCCGCCAAGCGGGCCGAGCGTCAGGTCTCGCTGCTCTTCATCCTGTCGATGCTGTCGACGGTCGGGTTCATCGCGTCCTTCGTGATCTTCCCGATCGACAAGATCGTCTACATCTTCCCGATCGGTCACGTCAGCGCGCTGAACTTCTCGCTCGGCCTGACCCTCGGGGTGGCGCTCTTCTGCATCGGCGCGGGCGCGGTCCACTGGGCCCGCACCCTGATGTCGGACCACGAGCTGCCGGCCGAGCGCCACGCGATCGAGGCCGACGACGAGGTCCGCGCGGACGTCATCGAGCAGTTCAAGACCGGCGCCGCCGAGTCCGGCTTCGGCCGCCGCAAGATGATCCGCAACACCCTGATCGGGTCGATGGCCCTGGTGCCGCTCTCCGGTGTGGTGCTGCTCCGCGACCTCGGGCCGCTGCCCGAGGACAAGCTGGAGCACACCGGCTGGAAGGAGGCCACCAAGGCCAAGCCGATCCAGCTGATCAACATGAACACCAACGAGCCGATGAAGCCCGAGGACATCGTGGTCGGCTCGCTGAGCTTCGCGAAGCCCGAGGGTCTGGAGGAGGACTCGCACGAGTTCCAGGTCCAGATCGCCAAGGACGCCCTGATGCTGATCCGGATCGCTCCGGAGGACATCAAGGACAAGGAGTCCCGGGACAAGGGCTTCGAGGGCATCCTCGCCTACTCGAAGATCTGCACCCACGTCGGCTGCCCGATCAGCCTCTACGAGCAGCAGACCCACCACGCGCTCTGCCCCTGCCACCAGTCGACCTTCGACCTGGCGGACGGCGCCCGCGTCATCTTCGGCCCGGCCGGTCACCCGCTGCCGCAGCTGAAGATCACTGTTGACGAAAAGGGCTACCTGGTCGCCACCGGCGACTTCGACGAGCCCGTTGGCCCGAGTTACTGGGAGCGCAGCCGATGA
- the qcrC gene encoding cytochrome bc1 complex diheme cytochrome c subunit, with amino-acid sequence MKKLSARRRHPLAALVVLLFALAATGGLYAAFLPAEKAQADSSVQSLAIDEGKKLFAVGCSSCHGLNGQGSSDGPSLVGVGSAAVDFQVATGRMPAQQPGAQVPKKKNIYSQAEIDQMAAFVASLGPGPVAPAKEQYTSTNPDDVAKGGELFRTNCSQCHNFAGQGGALSQGKYAPALDGVDPKHIYEAMQTGPQNMPSFPDGIMPEEQKRQIVAFVRHTTNDEPNPGGLSLGSLGPVTEGLFGWIFGLGSLIAIAIWVAAHTTKAKKS; translated from the coding sequence GTGAAAAAGCTCTCCGCACGACGGCGCCATCCACTGGCGGCGCTGGTCGTCCTACTCTTCGCCCTGGCGGCCACCGGGGGGCTGTACGCCGCGTTCCTGCCCGCCGAGAAGGCGCAGGCCGACAGCTCGGTGCAGTCGCTCGCGATCGACGAGGGCAAGAAGCTCTTCGCCGTGGGCTGCTCCTCCTGCCACGGTCTGAACGGGCAGGGCAGCTCGGACGGTCCGAGCCTGGTCGGCGTCGGTTCCGCAGCGGTGGACTTCCAGGTTGCCACCGGCCGGATGCCGGCTCAGCAGCCCGGCGCCCAGGTGCCGAAGAAGAAGAACATCTACTCCCAGGCCGAGATCGACCAGATGGCCGCCTTCGTGGCCTCGCTCGGCCCCGGCCCGGTCGCTCCGGCCAAGGAGCAGTACACCTCGACCAACCCGGACGACGTCGCCAAGGGCGGCGAGCTGTTCCGCACCAACTGCTCCCAGTGCCACAACTTCGCGGGCCAGGGCGGTGCCCTGTCGCAGGGCAAGTACGCTCCCGCGCTGGACGGCGTGGACCCCAAGCACATCTACGAGGCCATGCAGACCGGCCCGCAGAACATGCCCTCCTTCCCCGACGGCATCATGCCCGAGGAGCAGAAGCGTCAGATCGTGGCCTTCGTCCGCCACACCACCAATGACGAGCCCAACCCCGGCGGTCTGAGCCTGGGCAGCCTCGGCCCGGTGACCGAGGGTCTGTTCGGTTGGATCTTCGGACTCGGCAGCCTGATCGCGATCGCGATCTGGGTCGCCGCCCACACCACCAAGGCCAAGAAGTCATGA
- the ctaE gene encoding aa3-type cytochrome oxidase subunit III: MSVVATATATETGHAHGAVNRPNLVSVGTIVWLSSELMFFAALFAMYFTLRSVKGAEFWSEKAHALNVPFSSVNTTILVLSSLTCQLGVFAAERGDVKKLRSWFIITFVMGAIFIGGQIFEYTELVKKDGLSLSSDPYGTVFYLTTGFHGMHVTGGLIAFLLVLARTYAAKRFTHEQATAAIVVSYYWHFVDVVWIALFATIYLIK; encoded by the coding sequence ATGTCCGTCGTGGCGACAGCAACAGCAACAGAAACCGGACACGCGCACGGAGCGGTCAACAGGCCGAACCTGGTCAGCGTCGGAACCATCGTCTGGCTGAGCTCGGAGCTGATGTTCTTCGCGGCCCTGTTCGCGATGTACTTCACGCTCCGCTCGGTCAAGGGCGCGGAGTTCTGGTCTGAGAAGGCCCACGCGCTCAACGTGCCCTTCTCCTCGGTGAACACCACGATCCTGGTGCTCTCCTCCCTCACCTGCCAGCTCGGCGTCTTCGCCGCCGAGCGCGGTGACGTGAAGAAGCTCCGCTCGTGGTTCATCATCACCTTCGTGATGGGCGCGATCTTCATCGGCGGCCAGATCTTCGAGTACACCGAGCTGGTCAAGAAGGACGGCCTCTCGCTGTCCTCGGACCCGTACGGCACGGTGTTCTACCTGACCACCGGCTTCCACGGCATGCACGTGACGGGTGGTCTGATCGCGTTCCTGCTGGTCCTGGCACGGACGTACGCAGCCAAGCGGTTCACGCACGAGCAGGCCACCGCCGCGATCGTGGTGTCGTACTACTGGCACTTCGTCGACGTCGTGTGGATCGCCCTGTTCGCGACCATCTACCTGATCAAGTAA
- a CDS encoding response regulator transcription factor — protein MAHTTDETLTVLVYSDDRNTREQVTLALGRRPAADLPEVDVLECATVPAVLRALEKGGIDLCVLDGEAVPAGGLGVARQIKDEIYGCPPVLVLIGRPQDSWLAAWSRAEAAISHPVDPVALAEAAATLLRARAAKRTPAHR, from the coding sequence ATGGCGCACACGACCGACGAGACGCTCACCGTCCTCGTCTACAGCGACGACCGGAACACCCGTGAGCAGGTCACCCTCGCGCTGGGCCGCCGCCCCGCCGCCGACCTCCCCGAGGTCGACGTGCTGGAGTGCGCCACGGTGCCCGCCGTGCTCCGCGCCCTGGAGAAGGGCGGGATCGACCTCTGCGTGCTGGACGGCGAGGCCGTCCCGGCCGGCGGCCTCGGGGTGGCCCGGCAGATCAAGGACGAGATCTACGGCTGCCCGCCGGTGCTGGTGCTGATCGGCCGGCCGCAGGACTCCTGGCTGGCCGCCTGGAGCCGGGCCGAGGCCGCGATCTCCCACCCGGTGGACCCGGTGGCGCTGGCGGAGGCCGCCGCCACCCTGCTCCGGGCCCGGGCGGCCAAGCGGACGCCCGCCCACCGCTGA
- the trpD gene encoding anthranilate phosphoribosyltransferase — MVNAQPANGGSDPAQVVRTWPDLLSTLLAGQDLGQADTAWAMDRIMGGEATPVQVAGFVVALRAKGETVDEIAGLVDSMYAHAQQLHIPGPAVDIVGTGGDRAKTVNISTMSAIVAAAAGAKVVKHGNRAASSASGATDVLEKLGISPDVTPARVAEIAEEVGLTFCPAPMFHPAMRHAAPARRDLGVPTAFNILGPLTNPARVTAHAIGCFDTRLAGLIAGVLARRGATALVFRGDDGLDELTISTTSHVWLVKDGQVTETTFDPRDVGIEPVGIEALRGGDPQFNADVARRMLAGERGPVRDAVLLNSAAALTALELTDAPLAEQLAAGMARAAAAIDSGAAEALLKDWAAATTRT; from the coding sequence ATGGTGAACGCGCAACCTGCGAACGGCGGTAGCGACCCCGCGCAGGTGGTCCGCACCTGGCCGGACCTGCTGAGCACGCTGCTGGCCGGGCAGGACCTCGGTCAGGCCGACACCGCCTGGGCGATGGACCGGATCATGGGCGGCGAGGCCACCCCCGTCCAGGTGGCCGGCTTCGTGGTCGCGCTGCGGGCCAAGGGCGAGACCGTGGACGAGATCGCCGGCCTGGTCGACTCGATGTACGCGCACGCCCAGCAACTGCACATCCCGGGCCCGGCGGTGGACATCGTGGGCACCGGCGGCGACCGGGCCAAGACGGTGAACATCTCCACCATGTCGGCGATCGTCGCGGCGGCCGCCGGGGCCAAGGTGGTCAAGCACGGCAACCGGGCCGCCTCCTCCGCCAGCGGCGCCACCGACGTACTCGAGAAGCTCGGCATCAGCCCGGACGTGACGCCCGCCCGGGTGGCCGAGATCGCCGAGGAGGTCGGCCTGACCTTCTGTCCGGCGCCGATGTTCCACCCGGCGATGCGGCACGCCGCCCCGGCCCGCCGCGACCTCGGGGTGCCGACCGCCTTCAACATCCTCGGCCCGCTGACCAACCCGGCCCGGGTCACCGCGCACGCGATCGGCTGCTTCGACACCCGGCTGGCCGGGCTGATCGCCGGCGTGCTGGCCCGGCGCGGTGCCACCGCGCTGGTCTTCCGGGGCGACGACGGTCTGGACGAGCTGACCATCTCCACCACCTCGCACGTCTGGCTGGTGAAGGACGGTCAGGTCACCGAGACCACCTTCGACCCGCGTGACGTCGGCATCGAGCCGGTCGGCATCGAGGCGCTGCGCGGCGGCGACCCGCAGTTCAACGCCGACGTGGCCCGCCGGATGCTGGCGGGGGAGCGCGGCCCGGTCCGGGACGCCGTCCTGCTGAACAGCGCCGCCGCGCTGACCGCGCTGGAGCTGACCGACGCCCCGCTGGCCGAGCAGCTCGCGGCCGGCATGGCGCGGGCTGCCGCCGCCATCGACTCGGGCGCGGCGGAGGCCCTGCTGAAGGACTGGGCGGCGGCCACCACCCGTACCTGA
- a CDS encoding aminotransferase class V-fold PLP-dependent enzyme: protein MSVSTEICAPLAVLGHDVQVPLVTGEKVSYAALDYAASSPALQRVWDDVAAYAPYYGSVHRGAGYLSQLSTDLFEQSRRTVEEFLDLREGDQVVFTRATTDSLNLLAGVLPAGTRVFAFETEHHASLLPWRRDGLTVSYLRAPRSHAEAVAALDAALAEQPAEHRLFCVTGASNVTGELWPVAELTEVAHRHGARVVLDAAQLAPHHRVSVRELGVDWIAFSGHKLYAPFGAGVLAGRSDWLDAAEPYLAGGGASRTVARELDGSVAVEWQTGPARHEAGSPNVIGAYAVASACRALTEAGFDALEAREQQLIDRLQAGLAEIPEVRVLSLFGTDAARVGVLSFVVQGWNSSHFSAALSAEYGIGVRDGLFCAHPLVRTLLGGEEAAPSECGAPEPSLPGERSLNAIRVSFGAGTPDEHLERFLGAVRELVSDGAAWSYRSEGGRCVADTRR from the coding sequence ATGTCTGTTTCCACCGAAATCTGCGCCCCGCTCGCCGTCCTCGGCCACGACGTCCAGGTCCCGCTGGTCACCGGCGAGAAGGTCAGCTACGCCGCCCTGGACTACGCCGCCAGCTCCCCGGCGCTTCAGCGGGTCTGGGACGACGTCGCCGCCTACGCCCCGTACTACGGCAGCGTGCACCGCGGCGCCGGGTACCTCTCGCAGCTCTCCACCGACCTGTTCGAGCAGAGCCGCCGCACCGTCGAGGAGTTCCTCGACCTGCGCGAGGGCGACCAGGTGGTCTTCACCCGGGCCACCACCGACTCGCTCAACCTGCTGGCCGGCGTGCTGCCCGCCGGCACCCGGGTGTTCGCCTTCGAGACCGAGCACCACGCCTCGCTGCTGCCCTGGCGCCGGGACGGCCTGACCGTCAGTTACCTGCGCGCCCCGCGCTCGCACGCCGAGGCGGTCGCCGCCCTGGACGCCGCGCTGGCCGAGCAGCCCGCCGAGCACCGGCTGTTCTGCGTCACCGGCGCCTCCAACGTCACCGGCGAGCTCTGGCCGGTCGCCGAGCTCACCGAGGTCGCCCACCGGCACGGCGCCCGGGTGGTGCTGGACGCCGCCCAGCTGGCGCCCCACCACCGGGTCTCGGTGCGGGAGTTGGGCGTGGACTGGATCGCCTTCTCCGGCCACAAGCTGTACGCCCCGTTCGGCGCCGGGGTGCTGGCCGGGCGCAGCGACTGGCTGGACGCGGCCGAGCCGTACCTGGCCGGCGGCGGCGCCAGCCGGACCGTCGCCCGCGAGCTGGACGGCTCGGTCGCGGTCGAGTGGCAGACCGGCCCGGCCCGGCACGAGGCCGGCTCCCCGAACGTGATCGGCGCCTACGCGGTGGCCTCCGCCTGCCGGGCGCTCACCGAGGCCGGGTTCGACGCGCTGGAGGCGCGCGAGCAGCAGCTGATCGACCGGCTGCAGGCCGGGCTGGCCGAGATCCCGGAGGTCCGGGTGCTCAGCCTGTTCGGTACCGATGCCGCCCGGGTCGGGGTGCTGTCCTTCGTGGTGCAGGGCTGGAACAGCTCGCACTTCTCGGCGGCGCTGTCCGCCGAGTACGGGATCGGCGTGCGGGACGGGCTGTTCTGCGCCCACCCGCTGGTGCGGACCCTGCTCGGCGGCGAGGAGGCCGCACCGTCCGAGTGCGGCGCGCCGGAGCCGTCGCTGCCCGGCGAGCGCAGCCTGAACGCGATCCGGGTGAGCTTCGGGGCGGGGACGCCGGACGAGCACCTGGAGCGGTTCCTGGGGGCCGTCCGCGAGCTCGTCTCCGACGGGGCGGCTTGGAGCTACCGCAGCGAGGGCGGGCGCTGCGTGGCCGACACTCGGCGGTGA
- a CDS encoding Lrp/AsnC family transcriptional regulator, producing the protein MITAIVLIRTSVDRIPEIAEAIASIEGVSEVYSVTGGYDLVAMVRVRHHDDLATVIPGRLNKIPGVEHTETQIAFRTYSKHDLEAAFALGLDE; encoded by the coding sequence GTGATCACCGCGATCGTGCTCATCAGGACCAGCGTCGACCGGATTCCCGAGATCGCCGAGGCGATCGCCTCGATCGAGGGCGTCAGCGAGGTCTACTCCGTGACGGGTGGCTACGACCTGGTCGCGATGGTCCGGGTCCGCCACCACGACGACCTCGCCACCGTGATCCCCGGCCGCCTCAACAAGATCCCGGGCGTCGAACACACCGAGACCCAGATCGCCTTCCGCACCTACTCCAAGCACGACCTCGAAGCAGCCTTCGCCCTGGGCCTGGACGAATAA
- a CDS encoding rhomboid family intramembrane serine protease, with protein sequence MAIPVLDHLDAPGGRTPERPPIVTFTLIGLSVLTLLIGPSFGLNPRYGTGQGRVCAEQRYEQRWGAVPAELLSNRPLTTAQLDRLPPATADCPPRVTPRKIPVLSVLSSLFVHAGWLHLLGNMLFLFVFGPGVEQRFGRVRFLLGYLTVGYLATYGWAVTEAHGTESVRALVGASGAIAGVLGCYLRLYPQARVTTLVPLLLFLPLRFPAWLVLGLWFLLQWLSVRQDGPGVAYPVHVIGFAAGYLATWLTVTLTRNPRTGATE encoded by the coding sequence ATGGCCATCCCCGTCCTGGACCACCTCGACGCCCCGGGCGGCAGGACACCGGAGCGCCCCCCGATCGTCACCTTCACGCTGATCGGGCTGAGCGTGCTGACCCTGCTGATCGGCCCGAGCTTCGGGCTCAACCCCCGCTACGGCACCGGCCAGGGCCGGGTCTGCGCCGAGCAGCGGTACGAGCAGCGCTGGGGCGCGGTGCCCGCCGAGCTGCTGTCGAACCGTCCGCTGACGACCGCTCAGCTGGACCGGCTGCCCCCGGCCACCGCGGACTGCCCGCCCCGGGTGACGCCCCGGAAGATCCCGGTGCTCTCGGTGCTCAGCTCGCTGTTCGTGCACGCGGGGTGGCTGCACCTGCTCGGGAACATGCTGTTCCTGTTCGTCTTCGGCCCCGGGGTCGAGCAGCGGTTCGGCCGGGTACGGTTCCTGCTCGGCTACCTGACGGTCGGTTACCTGGCCACCTACGGCTGGGCGGTGACCGAGGCGCACGGGACGGAGTCGGTCCGGGCGCTGGTCGGCGCCTCCGGCGCGATCGCCGGGGTGCTCGGGTGCTACCTCCGGCTGTACCCCCAGGCCCGGGTGACCACGCTGGTGCCGCTGCTGCTCTTCCTGCCGCTGCGCTTCCCGGCCTGGCTGGTGCTCGGCCTGTGGTTCCTGCTGCAGTGGCTCTCGGTCCGCCAGGACGGCCCCGGGGTGGCGTACCCGGTGCACGTCATCGGCTTCGCCGCCGGGTACCTGGCCACCTGGCTCACCGTTACGCTGACCCGGAACCCACGGACAGGAGCGACAGAGTGA